A genomic segment from Micromonospora echinaurantiaca encodes:
- a CDS encoding M23 family metallopeptidase, whose translation MSDETRPPRRRLRIGTLAAFLTGVLALLCCTGGSAAFFLTELGGDAGERLTLAGQECTGDFPVNATGKMPRMSEYGESQLRNAARIVKVGQEMKVPPRGWVIAVATAMQESGLRNLANRTVAQSRDLPNEGVGADHDSVGLFQQRANWGSVAQRMTPEYAARKFYEKLLKVPGWQRMPLTTAAQKVQISAFPDAYAKHEALAARIVDALAGGAARTAEIGGQQVCDAASGAEIAASGWTAPIPGGVGSGFRTASRPGHNGVDIAARKGTPIHVAASGRVLVSRCDPDNGGRLSCDVDGWPGKGGCGWFVDVLHAGGLVTRYCHMVSKPRVRVGQTVQAGEVIGEVGSSGNSSGPHLHFEVHTDGDRSSRSAIDPVPFMRSRGAPLKHQG comes from the coding sequence ATGAGCGACGAGACCCGACCGCCCCGGCGACGGCTCCGGATCGGCACCCTGGCCGCCTTCCTCACCGGCGTCCTGGCGCTGCTCTGCTGCACCGGCGGATCCGCCGCCTTCTTCCTCACCGAACTCGGCGGTGACGCCGGCGAACGGCTGACCCTCGCCGGCCAGGAGTGCACGGGCGACTTCCCGGTCAACGCGACCGGCAAGATGCCTCGCATGTCCGAGTACGGCGAGAGCCAGCTCCGCAACGCCGCGCGGATCGTCAAGGTCGGGCAGGAGATGAAGGTGCCGCCGCGGGGCTGGGTGATCGCGGTGGCGACCGCGATGCAGGAGTCCGGCCTGCGGAACCTGGCCAACCGGACGGTCGCCCAGTCGCGCGACCTGCCGAACGAGGGGGTCGGCGCCGACCACGACTCGGTCGGCCTGTTCCAGCAGCGGGCCAACTGGGGCAGCGTCGCGCAGCGGATGACCCCCGAGTACGCCGCCCGCAAGTTCTACGAGAAGCTGCTGAAGGTGCCCGGCTGGCAGCGGATGCCGCTGACCACGGCGGCGCAGAAGGTGCAGATCAGCGCGTTTCCGGACGCGTACGCCAAGCACGAGGCGCTGGCCGCCCGGATCGTGGACGCGCTGGCCGGCGGCGCGGCCCGGACGGCGGAGATCGGCGGCCAGCAGGTTTGCGACGCCGCCTCCGGCGCGGAGATTGCCGCCTCCGGATGGACGGCCCCGATCCCGGGTGGGGTCGGCTCCGGCTTCCGCACGGCGAGCCGGCCTGGCCACAACGGGGTCGACATCGCCGCCCGCAAGGGGACGCCGATCCACGTCGCGGCCAGTGGCCGGGTGCTGGTGTCGCGCTGCGACCCGGACAACGGCGGCCGGCTCAGCTGCGACGTGGACGGCTGGCCGGGCAAGGGCGGCTGCGGTTGGTTCGTCGACGTCCTGCACGCCGGGGGCCTGGTCACCCGGTACTGCCACATGGTCTCCAAGCCTCGGGTGCGGGTCGGCCAGACGGTGCAGGCCGGTGAGGTGATCGGGGAGGTGGGCAGCAGCGGCAACTCCTCCGGACCGCACCTGCACTTCGAGGTGCACACCGACGGCGACCGGAGCAGCCGGAGCGCGATCGACCCGGTGCCGTTCATGCGCTCCCGGGGCGCACCCCTCAAGCACCAGGGATGA
- a CDS encoding FtsK/SpoIIIE domain-containing protein, which translates to MAGPKARTNRAAALHRRAAATATAAAVVLDETRPAPADQRRQYELAERLRAAAAVLAPGWAGAPLETLTPTAPAGEGPPPFVRVGTAAPLDDARFPALVPLLGTGHLTVDADAYEPRVAGLLRAVLLRLLAATPAGALLVRVVDAAGGTLTPFAALADAGLLPPPVADVAGLRAVLNEAEQWVAPGASGRRRHDRTLLLVIAALPESTGPTDLGRIAALAEQGPSAGLHLLVAGWPRLGRDPLPLATPLAMRTAYALLGDPPGTSFAGPGAEPPGGLNSPVFVEADPPADLVDAVCRRLAEQVEAGSRLALGDLLPDVDAEVWTAGSADGLSTTVGDAGGRPVSLGFTELTPHWLVSGRSGTGRSTFLTTALLGLTARYGPDELVLHLVDLGDGESFVEFLQTERDRSWIPQVRTAALAADREYVLDLLDQLTAELHRREEAGHRAGGQRYAELRQHQPLPRIVCVLDNLPLLFAERDRLTADAAARLETLARGGRSYGIHLVLAGEGDLGLGSRADGGHRDSMLGQFPVRVALPGGGAVLEPTNDSAAGLPAGSAVVNTAGGLGGPRGAIRGHERMVRFPDPQDDPETVEQLRHRLWSARPEGSGPPVVFAGYARPRLRNDPRHRAALAGRAHGPAALLGRAVAVARTTVAVPLGPAAGRNLAVLGPGPEAAALLATAARSTAAHHPPGAARFVLATDDRTPAIDALAAELAARHPVERVDLPGLLAVADAGEPAYLVVFGVDAGSRLPAARLRTLLREGPPAGLHVLGWWRTVPPFAALLEPADGEVDKLAAVAAVDVPGAQLAAVFGRPVDWRPRPGRAVLWDGPGERGTVLVPFAPEGVA; encoded by the coding sequence GTGGCCGGTCCGAAGGCACGCACCAACCGCGCCGCCGCCCTGCACCGGCGGGCCGCCGCCACCGCGACCGCTGCCGCCGTCGTCCTCGACGAGACCCGGCCGGCTCCCGCCGACCAGCGCCGCCAGTACGAGCTGGCCGAGCGGCTGCGGGCGGCGGCGGCGGTGCTGGCTCCCGGTTGGGCCGGCGCTCCACTGGAGACGCTCACGCCGACCGCGCCGGCCGGCGAGGGCCCGCCGCCGTTCGTCCGGGTCGGCACCGCGGCGCCCCTGGACGACGCCCGCTTCCCCGCGCTGGTGCCGCTGCTCGGCACCGGTCATCTCACGGTGGACGCCGACGCGTACGAGCCCCGGGTGGCCGGGCTGCTCCGGGCCGTACTGCTGCGGCTGCTGGCGGCGACCCCGGCCGGTGCGCTGCTGGTCCGCGTGGTGGACGCGGCGGGTGGCACGCTGACGCCCTTCGCGGCGCTCGCCGACGCCGGCCTGCTGCCGCCGCCGGTGGCGGACGTGGCCGGGCTGCGTGCGGTGCTGAACGAGGCCGAGCAGTGGGTGGCACCGGGCGCGAGCGGTCGCCGCCGGCACGACCGGACGCTGCTGCTGGTGATCGCCGCGCTGCCCGAGTCGACCGGTCCGACCGACCTGGGCCGGATCGCGGCGCTGGCCGAGCAGGGCCCGTCGGCCGGGCTGCACCTGCTGGTCGCCGGTTGGCCCCGGCTCGGCCGCGATCCCCTGCCGCTGGCCACCCCGCTGGCGATGCGTACCGCGTACGCGCTGCTCGGTGACCCGCCGGGGACCTCGTTCGCCGGTCCCGGGGCGGAGCCGCCGGGCGGGTTGAACTCGCCGGTCTTCGTCGAGGCGGACCCGCCCGCCGACCTGGTCGACGCGGTCTGTCGGCGGCTCGCCGAGCAGGTGGAGGCGGGCTCCCGGCTGGCCCTGGGCGACCTGCTGCCCGACGTGGACGCCGAGGTGTGGACGGCCGGTTCGGCCGACGGGCTCAGCACCACCGTGGGCGACGCGGGTGGCCGGCCGGTCTCCCTCGGCTTCACCGAGCTGACTCCGCACTGGCTGGTCAGCGGCCGGTCCGGGACGGGCCGCTCCACCTTCCTCACCACCGCGCTGCTCGGCCTGACCGCCCGGTACGGCCCGGACGAGCTGGTGCTGCACCTGGTGGACCTCGGCGACGGCGAGTCCTTCGTGGAGTTCCTGCAGACCGAGCGGGACCGGTCCTGGATCCCACAGGTCCGTACCGCCGCGCTGGCCGCCGACCGGGAGTACGTGCTGGACCTGCTCGACCAGTTGACCGCGGAGCTGCACCGCCGCGAGGAGGCCGGGCACCGGGCGGGCGGCCAGCGCTACGCCGAGCTGCGGCAGCACCAACCGCTGCCCAGGATCGTCTGCGTGCTGGATAATCTCCCGCTGCTCTTCGCCGAGCGGGACCGCTTGACGGCAGACGCCGCCGCCCGGCTGGAGACGCTGGCCCGGGGCGGCCGGTCGTACGGCATCCACCTGGTCCTCGCCGGCGAGGGCGACCTCGGGCTGGGCTCCCGCGCCGACGGCGGGCACCGCGACTCGATGCTCGGTCAGTTCCCGGTGCGGGTGGCACTGCCCGGCGGTGGCGCCGTGCTGGAACCGACCAACGACTCGGCGGCAGGGCTGCCGGCGGGCAGTGCGGTGGTGAACACCGCCGGTGGGCTGGGCGGCCCGCGGGGCGCGATCCGGGGGCACGAGCGCATGGTCCGCTTCCCCGATCCGCAGGACGACCCGGAGACGGTGGAGCAGCTGCGCCACCGGCTCTGGTCGGCCCGGCCCGAGGGGTCGGGGCCGCCGGTGGTCTTCGCCGGCTACGCCCGCCCCCGGCTGCGTAACGATCCCCGGCACCGCGCGGCGCTGGCCGGGCGGGCGCACGGCCCCGCAGCCCTGCTCGGCCGGGCGGTGGCCGTCGCCCGTACCACGGTGGCTGTGCCGCTCGGGCCGGCGGCGGGCCGCAACCTGGCAGTTCTCGGGCCGGGGCCGGAGGCGGCCGCGCTGCTGGCCACCGCGGCCCGCAGCACCGCCGCGCACCATCCGCCGGGTGCCGCGCGGTTCGTGCTGGCGACTGACGACCGGACCCCCGCCATCGACGCGCTCGCCGCCGAGCTGGCCGCCCGGCATCCGGTCGAGCGGGTCGACCTGCCCGGCCTGCTCGCCGTCGCGGACGCCGGTGAGCCGGCCTACCTGGTGGTCTTCGGGGTGGACGCCGGGTCGCGACTGCCCGCTGCCCGGCTCCGGACCCTGCTGCGGGAGGGCCCGCCGGCGGGCCTGCACGTGCTCGGCTGGTGGCGCACCGTGCCACCGTTCGCGGCCCTGCTGGAGCCGGCGGACGGCGAGGTGGACAAGCTCGCCGCGGTCGCCGCGGTGGACGTGCCCGGTGCTCAACTGGCGGCGGTCTTCGGTCGCCCGGTCGACTGGCGGCCCCGGCCGGGTCGGGCGGTGCTCTGGGACGGGCCGGGTGAGCGGGGCACCGTGCTGGTCCCGTTCGCCCCGGAGGGAGTGGCATGA
- the folE gene encoding GTP cyclohydrolase I FolE, whose protein sequence is MAASATEPDGDDALDYVAARLISGKLTGRPVEDTMDLGRIEKAVREILIAVGEDPDRDGLQQTPSRVARAYAELFAGLRVDPAQVLSTTFEANHEELVLVRDIDVMSLCEHHLLPFRGSAHIGYIPGPDGRITGLSKLARLVEVFARRPQVQERLTSQIADLLMSKLEPRGVVVVLECEHMCMAMRGIQKSGAQTITSAVRGTLQNDAKSRAEAMALIIPR, encoded by the coding sequence CTGGCCGCGTCCGCGACCGAGCCCGACGGCGACGACGCCCTCGACTACGTCGCCGCCCGGCTGATCAGCGGCAAGCTCACCGGCCGGCCGGTCGAGGACACCATGGACCTCGGCCGGATCGAGAAGGCCGTCCGGGAAATCCTGATCGCGGTCGGGGAGGACCCGGACCGGGACGGCCTCCAGCAGACCCCGTCCCGGGTCGCCCGCGCGTACGCGGAACTCTTCGCCGGCCTCCGGGTCGACCCGGCCCAGGTGCTCAGCACCACCTTCGAGGCCAACCACGAGGAGCTGGTGCTGGTCCGGGACATCGACGTGATGAGCCTCTGCGAGCACCACCTGCTGCCGTTCCGGGGCAGCGCACACATCGGCTACATCCCCGGGCCGGACGGCCGGATCACCGGCCTGTCCAAGCTGGCCCGGCTGGTCGAGGTCTTCGCCCGCCGGCCCCAGGTGCAGGAGCGCCTCACCTCGCAGATCGCCGACCTGCTGATGAGCAAGCTGGAGCCGCGCGGCGTGGTGGTGGTGCTCGAGTGCGAGCACATGTGCATGGCGATGCGCGGAATCCAGAAGTCCGGCGCTCAGACCATCACCTCGGCGGTGCGCGGCACCCTGCAGAACGACGCGAAGTCCCGCGCCGAGGCGATGGCCCTGATCATCCCCCGCTGA
- the ftsH gene encoding ATP-dependent zinc metalloprotease FtsH — MERTRFFRRPVVWIILVILGAVVLSQLFTAGPSYHRVDTSVALDQLHTAKINKAVFQDKEQTLQLELAEKAKFGDTTTDRIEAQFPYEVGNQVWNDVLDAKANNRITGPADTKVSSDSIWVSLLVNLLPIALLVLLLLFFMSQMQGGGSRVLNFGKSKAKMITKDTPKTTFADVAGAEEAVEELHEIKDFLQNPAKYQALGAKIPKGVLLFGPPGTGKTLLARAVAGEAGVPFYSISGSDFVEMFVGVGASRVRDLFEQAKANAPAIVFVDEIDAVGRHRGAGMGGGHDEREQTLNQLLVEMDGFDTKGGVILIAATNRPDILDPALLRPGRFDRQIPVDAPDMEGRKAILRVHAKGKPFTPDVDLDSVARRTPGFSGADLANVINEAALLTARKDQRAITNDSLEESIDRVIAGPQRRTRVMSDQEKKITAYHEGGHALVAWALPHAAPVHKVTILSRGRSLGHTLVLPTEDKYTQTRAEMVDTLAYALGGRAAEELVFHEPTTGAGNDIEKATQLARAMITQYGMSSKLGAIKYGTSGDEPFLGRNMGHERDYSDAVAAEIDAEMRALIELAHDEAWEILVEYRDVLDNIVLELMEKETLSTADMARICARVAKRPPMAPYNGFGKRQPSTEPPVLTPAEKEALKVQAQADGAEATVGGTSNNSDGTH; from the coding sequence ATGGAACGTACGCGTTTCTTCCGCCGACCGGTGGTCTGGATCATCCTGGTCATCCTCGGCGCCGTTGTGCTCAGCCAACTCTTCACGGCTGGTCCCAGTTACCACCGGGTGGACACGTCGGTGGCGCTCGACCAGCTCCACACCGCCAAGATCAACAAGGCGGTCTTCCAGGACAAGGAGCAGACGCTCCAGCTCGAACTGGCCGAGAAGGCCAAGTTCGGCGACACCACCACCGACCGGATCGAGGCCCAGTTCCCGTACGAGGTCGGCAACCAGGTCTGGAACGACGTCCTGGACGCCAAGGCGAACAACCGGATCACCGGCCCGGCCGACACCAAGGTCTCGTCGGACAGCATCTGGGTCAGCCTGCTGGTCAACCTCCTGCCCATCGCGCTGCTCGTGCTCCTGCTGCTCTTCTTCATGTCGCAGATGCAGGGCGGCGGCTCCCGGGTGCTCAACTTCGGCAAGTCCAAGGCCAAGATGATCACCAAGGACACGCCGAAGACCACGTTCGCGGACGTGGCCGGCGCCGAGGAGGCCGTGGAGGAACTGCACGAGATCAAGGACTTCCTGCAGAACCCGGCCAAGTACCAGGCGCTGGGCGCCAAGATCCCGAAGGGCGTGCTGCTCTTCGGCCCGCCCGGTACCGGTAAGACGCTGCTGGCCCGCGCGGTCGCCGGCGAGGCCGGGGTGCCGTTCTACTCGATCTCCGGTTCCGACTTCGTGGAGATGTTCGTCGGTGTCGGCGCCAGCCGGGTCCGCGACCTCTTCGAGCAGGCCAAGGCGAACGCCCCGGCGATCGTCTTCGTCGACGAGATCGACGCCGTCGGCCGGCACCGCGGCGCCGGCATGGGCGGCGGCCACGACGAGCGCGAGCAGACCCTCAACCAGCTGCTCGTCGAGATGGACGGCTTCGACACCAAGGGCGGGGTCATCCTGATCGCCGCCACCAACCGGCCGGACATCCTCGACCCGGCGCTGCTGCGCCCGGGCCGGTTCGACCGGCAGATCCCGGTGGACGCCCCCGACATGGAGGGCCGCAAGGCGATCCTGCGGGTGCACGCCAAGGGCAAGCCGTTCACCCCTGACGTCGACCTCGACTCGGTGGCGCGGCGGACCCCGGGCTTCAGCGGCGCCGACCTGGCCAACGTGATCAACGAGGCCGCGCTGCTCACCGCCCGCAAGGACCAGCGGGCGATCACCAACGACTCCCTGGAGGAGTCGATCGACCGGGTGATTGCCGGTCCGCAGCGGCGGACCCGGGTGATGAGCGACCAGGAGAAGAAGATCACCGCGTACCACGAGGGTGGGCACGCGCTGGTCGCCTGGGCGCTGCCGCACGCCGCGCCGGTGCACAAGGTGACGATCCTGTCCCGCGGGCGCTCGTTGGGCCACACCCTGGTGCTGCCCACCGAGGACAAGTACACCCAGACCCGCGCGGAGATGGTCGACACGCTGGCCTACGCGCTCGGCGGCCGGGCCGCCGAGGAGCTGGTCTTCCACGAGCCGACCACCGGCGCCGGCAACGACATCGAGAAGGCCACCCAGCTGGCCCGCGCGATGATCACGCAGTACGGCATGAGCTCCAAGCTCGGTGCGATCAAGTACGGCACCAGCGGCGACGAGCCGTTCCTCGGCCGCAACATGGGCCACGAGCGGGACTACTCCGACGCCGTCGCCGCCGAGATCGACGCCGAGATGCGGGCGCTGATCGAACTGGCCCACGACGAGGCCTGGGAGATCCTGGTCGAGTACCGGGACGTGCTGGACAACATCGTCCTGGAGCTGATGGAGAAGGAGACCCTCTCCACCGCCGACATGGCCCGGATCTGCGCGCGGGTGGCCAAGCGGCCGCCGATGGCGCCGTACAACGGCTTCGGCAAGCGCCAGCCCTCCACCGAGCCGCCGGTGCTCACCCCGGCGGAGAAGGAGGCGCTCAAGGTGCAGGCCCAGGCCGACGGTGCCGAGGCGACGGTCGGCGGCACCTCGAACAACTCGGACGGTACGCACTGA
- the hpt gene encoding hypoxanthine phosphoribosyltransferase translates to MADGSWYDADIDHVIISEAQIREKTAELAKQVSADYAHVEDGLLLVCVLKGAVMFMADFARALGRQGPPAELDFMAISSYGQGTTSSGVVRILKDLDRDIAGRHVVVVEDIVDSGLTLSWLLRYLESRSAASVEVVALFRKPDAVKVPVPVKYVGFDIPTEFVVGYGLDFAERYRELPYVGVLKPEVYARS, encoded by the coding sequence ATGGCTGACGGCTCCTGGTACGACGCCGACATCGACCACGTGATCATCTCCGAGGCGCAGATCCGCGAGAAGACCGCGGAACTGGCCAAGCAGGTTTCGGCGGACTACGCCCACGTCGAGGACGGACTCCTGCTCGTCTGCGTGCTCAAGGGCGCGGTCATGTTCATGGCCGACTTCGCCCGGGCGCTGGGCCGACAGGGGCCCCCCGCCGAACTGGACTTCATGGCCATCTCCTCGTACGGCCAGGGCACCACCTCCTCCGGGGTGGTCCGCATCCTCAAGGACCTGGACCGGGACATCGCCGGCCGGCACGTGGTCGTGGTCGAGGACATCGTCGACTCCGGGCTGACCCTCTCCTGGCTGCTGCGCTACCTGGAGTCGCGCTCGGCGGCGAGCGTCGAGGTGGTGGCGCTGTTCCGTAAGCCGGACGCGGTCAAGGTGCCGGTCCCGGTGAAGTACGTCGGCTTCGACATCCCGACCGAGTTCGTCGTCGGCTACGGGCTCGACTTCGCCGAGCGCTACCGCGAGCTGCCCTACGTCGGCGTGCTCAAGCCGGAGGTCTACGCCCGCTCCTGA
- a CDS encoding GlxA family transcriptional regulator, whose translation MLRTVAVLALDGVAAFELGVLAEVFGTDRTADGFPGYRFQVCSPDGAAVSTASGFQLVPHAGLGPVDEADLVAVPAHRHGTNAPPAVLDALCRAADRGTYLLSVCSGAFLLGEAGLLDGRDCTTHWKYVDELQRRHPTARVQCNSLYVQDGRLLTSAGTAAGIDACLHLVRQEHGSATATRLARRMVVPPHRDGGQSQYVEAPIPKAPEAPTLEPVLEWLMGHLDRPVTVDEIAARAGMAPRTFARRFRAETGTTPHDWLTNQRVLLARRLLEETRLSVEDVADRSGFGDAAALRHHFARRVGATPHSYRTTFRDRAHAS comes from the coding sequence ATGCTGCGTACGGTCGCCGTCCTCGCCCTCGACGGGGTCGCCGCGTTCGAGCTGGGCGTCCTGGCCGAGGTCTTCGGCACCGACCGCACGGCCGACGGCTTCCCCGGTTACCGCTTCCAGGTGTGCAGCCCGGACGGCGCGGCGGTCTCCACCGCCTCCGGCTTCCAGCTGGTACCGCACGCCGGCCTGGGCCCGGTCGACGAGGCCGACCTGGTCGCCGTGCCCGCCCACCGGCACGGCACGAACGCGCCGCCGGCGGTGCTCGACGCGCTGTGCCGGGCCGCCGACCGGGGCACCTACCTGCTCAGCGTCTGCTCGGGAGCGTTCCTGCTCGGCGAGGCCGGCCTGCTCGACGGCCGCGACTGCACCACCCACTGGAAGTACGTCGACGAGCTGCAACGCCGCCACCCCACCGCCCGGGTGCAGTGCAACTCGCTCTACGTCCAGGACGGCCGGCTGCTCACCAGCGCCGGCACCGCGGCCGGCATCGACGCCTGCCTGCACCTGGTACGCCAGGAGCACGGCTCGGCCACGGCCACCCGGCTGGCCCGCCGGATGGTCGTCCCGCCGCACCGCGACGGCGGGCAGTCACAGTACGTCGAGGCGCCGATCCCCAAGGCGCCCGAGGCGCCCACCCTGGAACCGGTGCTGGAGTGGCTGATGGGGCACCTGGACCGGCCGGTGACGGTCGACGAGATCGCCGCCCGCGCCGGCATGGCCCCGCGTACCTTCGCCCGCCGGTTCCGCGCCGAGACCGGCACCACCCCGCACGACTGGCTGACCAACCAGCGGGTGCTGCTGGCCCGGCGGCTGCTGGAGGAGACCCGGCTGAGCGTGGAGGACGTCGCCGACCGGTCCGGGTTCGGTGACGCCGCCGCGCTGCGGCACCACTTCGCCCGCCGGGTCGGCGCCACCCCGCACAGCTACCGCACCACCTTCCGCGACCGCGCCCACGCCAGCTGA
- a CDS encoding gamma-glutamyltransferase family protein yields the protein MAYPRQPLHAPHGAVATSHPLAAAAGLAVLRRGGNAVDAALATAITLTVVQPPSNDIGGDLFALVWDGERLHGLNASGRSPAALTLAAVRAATGGRGAAPVAALGGAQSAGPALPARGWLPVTVPGAPAGWRDLHDRFGRLPFADLFTDAVGYAEHGHPVSTGVAAAWARGVAAHAELSGPEYAEFDRVFAPGGRAPRPGERWRNPDAARTLRRIAETGSEDFYRGATAEALARHAARTGGLLTGDDLAGHTSSWVDPVPVRYRGQQVWELPPNGQGLAALVALGVLDGLELADVPLADRLHRQIEAVKLGFADAHAHVADPDLVPVPTAALLSPGYLAARRALITDRAGEPVAGDPERGGTVYLCTADAGGMMVSLIQSTYLAFGSHVVLPGHGFALQNRGLGFRLDPAHPNVVGPGRRPYHTIIPGFLTREGEPVGPFGVMGGHMQPQGHVQLVSATLDGGLDPQAALDAPRWYWHAGRSLLVEPELVGTAEGRAAVDELRARGHEVTVAAEPAVFGYGQAIWRTADGGYVAGSESRVDGGMGGF from the coding sequence ATGGCGTACCCCCGACAGCCGCTCCACGCCCCGCACGGCGCGGTGGCGACGAGCCACCCCCTGGCCGCGGCGGCCGGCCTGGCCGTGCTGCGGCGCGGCGGCAACGCGGTCGACGCGGCGCTGGCCACCGCGATCACCCTGACCGTGGTGCAGCCCCCGTCCAACGACATCGGCGGTGACCTGTTCGCCCTGGTCTGGGACGGTGAGCGGTTGCACGGGCTGAACGCCTCCGGCCGGTCGCCCGCGGCGCTGACCCTGGCGGCGGTGCGCGCCGCGACCGGCGGCCGGGGCGCGGCTCCGGTGGCCGCGCTCGGCGGCGCCCAGTCGGCCGGGCCGGCGCTGCCGGCGCGGGGCTGGCTGCCGGTGACCGTCCCCGGCGCACCGGCCGGCTGGCGGGACCTGCACGACCGGTTCGGCCGGCTGCCCTTCGCCGACCTCTTCACCGACGCCGTGGGGTACGCCGAGCACGGCCATCCGGTCTCCACCGGGGTGGCCGCGGCCTGGGCGCGCGGGGTGGCCGCGCACGCCGAGCTGTCCGGACCCGAGTACGCCGAGTTCGACCGGGTGTTCGCGCCCGGCGGCCGGGCGCCGCGGCCGGGGGAGCGGTGGCGCAACCCGGACGCCGCCCGCACCCTGCGTCGGATCGCCGAGACCGGGTCCGAGGACTTCTACCGCGGTGCGACGGCCGAGGCGCTGGCCCGGCACGCCGCCCGGACCGGCGGGCTGCTCACCGGCGACGACCTGGCCGGGCACACCTCCAGCTGGGTGGATCCGGTGCCGGTGCGCTACCGGGGCCAGCAGGTGTGGGAGCTGCCGCCGAACGGGCAGGGCCTGGCCGCGCTGGTCGCGCTCGGTGTGCTGGACGGGCTGGAGCTGGCCGACGTCCCGCTGGCGGACCGCCTGCACCGGCAGATCGAGGCGGTCAAGCTCGGCTTCGCCGACGCGCACGCGCACGTCGCCGATCCGGACCTGGTGCCGGTACCCACCGCGGCGCTGCTCTCGCCCGGCTACCTCGCCGCCCGCCGGGCGTTGATCACCGATCGCGCCGGCGAGCCGGTGGCCGGCGACCCGGAGCGCGGCGGCACCGTCTACCTCTGCACGGCTGACGCCGGCGGCATGATGGTCAGCCTCATCCAGTCGACCTACCTGGCGTTCGGTTCGCACGTGGTGCTGCCCGGGCACGGCTTCGCGCTGCAGAACCGGGGCCTCGGCTTCCGCCTCGACCCGGCGCACCCGAACGTGGTGGGGCCGGGCAGACGGCCGTACCACACCATCATTCCCGGCTTCCTGACCAGGGAGGGCGAGCCGGTCGGGCCGTTCGGCGTGATGGGCGGGCACATGCAGCCGCAGGGGCACGTCCAGCTCGTCTCGGCCACCCTCGACGGCGGGCTCGACCCGCAGGCGGCGCTGGACGCGCCGCGCTGGTACTGGCACGCCGGCCGGTCGCTGCTGGTCGAGCCGGAGCTGGTCGGCACGGCGGAGGGGCGGGCGGCGGTGGACGAGCTGCGGGCCCGCGGCCACGAGGTCACCGTCGCGGCGGAGCCGGCCGTCTTCGGGTACGGGCAGGCGATCTGGCGGACGGCCGACGGCGGCTACGTGGCCGGGTCGGAGTCCCGGGTCGACGGGGGGATGGGCGGCTTCTGA
- the tilS gene encoding tRNA lysidine(34) synthetase TilS — MAALAPPVAAIRVAVRRALADLPPGPVLVACSGGADSLALAAATVFVAPRLGRSAGLVTVDHGLQAGSAERAAAVATWAGAAGFVPVEAVRVEVAGRPGGPEAAAREARYQALAEVAGRHRAAAVLTGHTRDDQAETVLLALARGAGPRGLAGMPARRDLAGVPLLRPLLEVSREQTRKACAVLGLTPWEDPHNADPSYARARVRADVLPALVRALGPGVLENLARTARLVAADNAALDDLAATALAGVRHPAGGLSVAALADLAPAVRGRVLHAWARELGAPPAALSHRHVTALDTLVTGWRGQGAAHLPGGLRVIRRDGRLTRVGAAGAGAPPGR; from the coding sequence GTGGCCGCGCTCGCCCCGCCGGTCGCCGCGATCCGGGTCGCGGTACGTCGCGCGCTGGCCGACCTGCCACCCGGGCCGGTGTTGGTCGCGTGTTCCGGCGGCGCGGACTCGCTCGCGCTGGCTGCGGCCACCGTCTTCGTGGCACCCCGGCTGGGCCGGTCGGCCGGCCTGGTGACCGTCGACCATGGCCTGCAGGCCGGCTCCGCGGAGCGGGCCGCGGCGGTGGCGACCTGGGCGGGTGCCGCCGGGTTCGTCCCGGTGGAGGCGGTCCGGGTCGAGGTGGCCGGCCGCCCCGGCGGGCCGGAGGCGGCCGCCCGGGAGGCTCGCTACCAGGCGCTGGCCGAGGTGGCCGGGCGGCACCGGGCGGCGGCGGTGCTGACCGGGCACACCCGGGACGACCAGGCCGAGACGGTGCTGCTCGCGCTGGCCCGGGGCGCCGGCCCGCGCGGGCTGGCCGGGATGCCGGCCCGACGGGACCTGGCCGGGGTGCCGCTGCTGCGCCCGCTGCTGGAGGTGAGCCGGGAGCAGACCCGCAAGGCGTGCGCGGTGCTCGGGCTGACCCCGTGGGAGGACCCGCACAACGCCGACCCCTCGTACGCCCGCGCCCGGGTCCGCGCCGACGTGCTGCCGGCGCTGGTGCGGGCGCTCGGGCCGGGGGTGCTGGAGAACCTGGCCCGGACCGCCCGGCTGGTGGCGGCGGACAACGCCGCGCTGGACGACCTGGCCGCGACCGCGCTCGCCGGGGTCCGTCACCCCGCCGGCGGGCTGTCGGTCGCGGCGCTCGCCGACCTGGCCCCCGCGGTGCGCGGTCGGGTGCTGCACGCCTGGGCCCGTGAGCTGGGCGCCCCGCCGGCCGCGCTGTCGCACCGGCACGTGACCGCCCTGGACACGCTGGTCACCGGCTGGCGCGGGCAGGGCGCCGCGCACCTGCCCGGCGGCCTGCGGGTGATCCGCCGCGACGGCCGGCTGACCCGCGTCGGCGCTGCCGGGGCCGGTGCGCCGCCGGGCCGGTGA